A portion of the Lolium rigidum isolate FL_2022 chromosome 1, APGP_CSIRO_Lrig_0.1, whole genome shotgun sequence genome contains these proteins:
- the LOC124661930 gene encoding uncharacterized protein LOC124661930, with product MADPGFHSRSGIPDHLREAVDRHISDMFPGEMHNDLRSKLKEMWKTIFISSMIRTGRGLADQMRDMVSLLSIELKKQPCACKRKEPETENIVGGSSVAQKGDGNADSDSDYCLEDCCLERSGPCTCKGKEPETANVVGGSSVAQEYDSYADGDSMIVLSLRSYPGKRKSPVIALHRMLFADVLEAPRNYIEG from the exons ATGGCAGATCCAGGTTTTCACTCTCGTTCTGGTATTCCTGACCATCTTCGTGAAGCAGTCGATCGTCACATCTCAGATATGTTTCCTGGTGAAATGCATAATGAT TTACGTTCTAAGCTGAAAGAAATGTGGAAGACTATCTTCATTTCGTCGATGATAAGAACGGGACGTGGTCTTGCTGATCAGATGCGTGATATGGTTTCTCTTTTGTCaattgagttgaagaagcagccATGTGCTTGCAAGAGAAAGGAGCCTGAAACTGAAAATATTGTTGGAGGTAGTTCTGTGGCACAGAAGGGTGATGGCAATGCAGACAGTGATTCTGATTATTGTCTTGAGGATTGTTGTCTTGAGCGTTCGGGGCCATGTACATGCAAGGGAAAGGAGCCTGAAACTGCaaatgttgttggaggtagttcTGTGGCTCAGGAGTATGATTCCTATGCAGACGGCGATTCGATGATTGTCTTGAGCTTAAGGAGCTATCCGGGGAAGAGGAAGTCCCCAGTAATCGCTTtgcatagaatgttgtttgctgatgtacTTGAGGCTCCTAGGAATTACATTGAAGGGTAA